The Synechococcus sp. HK05 genomic interval GCAGGCACTTCCCCCTGCGGCCGAATCCATAAGATCCGGGCAACCGCCTCCGATGCCATGGCCAGCCTTGGCGTGAACATCGATCACATCGCCAACGTGCGCCAGGCCCGCCGCACCGTGGAGCCCGATCCGGTGAGCTACGCGCTGCTGGCGGAACTGGGCGGCGCCGATGGCATCACCGTGCACCTGCGCGAAGACCGCCGCCACATCCAAGACCGCGACGTGGAGCTGCTGCGGCAGACCGTGCGCAGCCGCCTCAACCTCGAAATGGCCGCCACCGCCGAAATGGAGGCGATCGCCCTGCGCATCCGGCCCGACATGGTGACCCTGGTGCCGGAGAAGCGCGAAGAAGTCACCACCGAGGGCGGCCTGGATGTGGCCGGCCAGCTCGAACCGCTCAAAGGCCTGGTGGGCCGCCTGCAGGACGCCGGCATCGGCGTGAGCCTGTTCGTGGATGCCGAAACCACTCAGCTCGAGGCCTGCCGCGCCACCGGTGCCCGCTGGGTGGAGCTGCACACCGGCACCTACGCCGAAGCCACTTGGCAGCAGCAACCCCTGGAGCTGGCCCGTCTCACCGAGGGCACGTTCATCGCCCGCAGCCTCGGCCTGCGGGTGAATGCCGGCCATGGCCTCACGTATCAGAACGTGGAGCCGGTGGCGGCGATCGAGGGGATGGAGGAGCTCAACATCGGCCACACGATCGTGGCCCGCGCCCTGGCGGTGGGGCTGGAGGAGGCGGTGCGGCAGATGAAGGCGTTAGTTCAGAATCCCCGCCGGGAACCCCTGTTCGGCAGCACCAGTTCATGACCCAGTACCACTTCGTGGCCGCCAGCGAGACCTTCCTCACCGTGGAGGAGCCCCTCGATGAGGTGCTGCGCGAGCGGGTGCGCAACTACGGCGAACAGGGCAAGGAGATCGATTTCTGGCTGGTGAAGCGCCCCGCCTTCCTGAGCGCCCCCGAGCTCAAGGCGATTGCCGATCAGGTGCCCCAGCCCGCCGCGGCTGTGGTGTCCACCGACGCGAAGTTCATCGAGTTCATGAAGCTGCGCCTGGAGTTCGTGGCCAAGGGCAGCTTTGAAGCCCCCAGCGCCTCCATCCCCGACGCCCTGGCCAGCGCGGCCTGAGGCCTTGAAGCCTCAGAACAGCCCCAGAAACTTCTTGCGCGGTTGCGCGCCATCGGTCGCC includes:
- a CDS encoding pyridoxine 5'-phosphate synthase — translated: MASLGVNIDHIANVRQARRTVEPDPVSYALLAELGGADGITVHLREDRRHIQDRDVELLRQTVRSRLNLEMAATAEMEAIALRIRPDMVTLVPEKREEVTTEGGLDVAGQLEPLKGLVGRLQDAGIGVSLFVDAETTQLEACRATGARWVELHTGTYAEATWQQQPLELARLTEGTFIARSLGLRVNAGHGLTYQNVEPVAAIEGMEELNIGHTIVARALAVGLEEAVRQMKALVQNPRREPLFGSTSS
- a CDS encoding MgPME-cyclase complex family protein translates to MTQYHFVAASETFLTVEEPLDEVLRERVRNYGEQGKEIDFWLVKRPAFLSAPELKAIADQVPQPAAAVVSTDAKFIEFMKLRLEFVAKGSFEAPSASIPDALASAA